From Draconibacterium halophilum, one genomic window encodes:
- a CDS encoding OmpA family protein, translating to MKNIILLLVCTTFWIGAQAQDSKRSDKLFEEARKYYVDDNYPAAIETSNKLLKKDPEYANAHLLLAEIYKDIDSTRLEIKHLTKAVEFDDNPLIDFRLAESFYKLGMYSEALSFYEKYKENKNIPEKRQFLLACKIASCRFAINSIQNPVAFEPTNLGDQINTSNDEYWPTLSLDGKHLVFTRLLKGNGRPQEDFFMAEIDSFNWDNAVPMSEVNTRDNEGAQTLSADAKILFFTACNREDGLGSCDIYFSRLENGKWTEPQNAGAPLNTASWEGQPSLSSDNRYLYFSSNRSGGKGQKDIWRIAFNGFADNEKPEWGKPENMEALNTSGDEISPFIHANNHNFYFASDTHVGMGGLDLFTAHINDNGQVEDLKNMGYPINTYKDDMGLTISSIGDVAYFSSARESDNGLDIFSFNLDRGLQPRPVTYIKAKVTNRATSAPVMADIELLNLNSAVSDPRVERADEKGQIMLALPVGRNYAFNVSEDGFMFYSHSMRLADENSLTEPFILNIELEPIEVGAEMDLYNIYYETDSFAILPESEPELQKLVKFLINNGGLKVEIQGHTDSSGNAENNLELSKLRAKSVIDYLSENGISIDRLQSEGYGDTKPVATNETVEGRRLNRRTTIKIVAK from the coding sequence TTGAAAAATATTATTTTACTACTTGTTTGTACTACTTTTTGGATTGGTGCACAGGCTCAGGATTCAAAACGTTCGGATAAGTTATTTGAAGAAGCCCGAAAGTATTATGTTGATGATAACTACCCGGCGGCGATTGAAACATCGAATAAGCTTTTAAAAAAAGATCCCGAGTATGCCAATGCGCACCTCTTATTAGCCGAAATTTACAAAGACATTGATTCAACCCGATTGGAAATAAAACACTTAACAAAAGCCGTTGAATTTGATGATAATCCGCTGATTGATTTTAGGTTAGCAGAGTCATTTTATAAGTTGGGCATGTATTCTGAAGCGCTCAGCTTTTACGAAAAATACAAGGAGAACAAGAATATCCCGGAGAAGCGGCAATTTTTATTGGCCTGTAAAATTGCCAGTTGCCGTTTTGCCATAAACAGCATTCAAAATCCGGTAGCTTTTGAACCCACCAATTTGGGCGATCAGATAAATACCTCGAACGATGAATACTGGCCAACGCTGTCGTTAGATGGGAAGCATTTGGTTTTTACGCGTTTACTGAAAGGTAATGGCCGGCCCCAGGAAGATTTTTTTATGGCGGAGATCGATTCGTTTAACTGGGACAATGCCGTGCCAATGAGCGAGGTAAATACTCGGGACAATGAAGGCGCACAAACTTTATCAGCCGATGCGAAAATACTATTCTTTACCGCTTGTAATCGTGAGGACGGTTTGGGAAGTTGCGATATTTATTTCTCGCGATTGGAAAATGGTAAATGGACCGAGCCACAAAATGCCGGAGCACCTTTAAACACTGCATCATGGGAAGGACAACCTTCGCTGTCGTCGGATAATCGTTACCTTTATTTTTCAAGTAACCGAAGTGGCGGAAAAGGGCAAAAAGATATCTGGCGAATTGCTTTCAACGGTTTTGCAGATAATGAAAAACCGGAATGGGGAAAGCCGGAAAACATGGAAGCGCTGAATACATCAGGCGACGAAATTTCGCCTTTTATTCATGCCAATAACCATAACTTTTACTTTGCTTCCGATACGCATGTTGGTATGGGAGGACTGGACCTGTTTACTGCCCACATTAACGACAATGGGCAGGTAGAAGACCTGAAAAATATGGGCTACCCGATAAACACCTACAAAGATGATATGGGGCTCACAATCAGTTCGATTGGAGATGTTGCCTATTTTTCATCGGCACGAGAATCGGATAACGGACTCGATATATTCTCATTTAATCTCGATCGTGGTTTGCAGCCGCGTCCTGTTACTTATATAAAGGCTAAAGTTACAAACAGGGCGACTTCAGCTCCGGTTATGGCCGATATCGAACTGCTTAATCTCAATTCGGCTGTAAGTGATCCACGCGTTGAAAGGGCGGATGAAAAGGGCCAGATTATGCTGGCTTTGCCTGTAGGGCGTAATTATGCGTTTAATGTTTCTGAGGACGGATTTATGTTTTATTCGCACTCGATGCGACTGGCTGATGAAAATTCCTTAACTGAGCCGTTTATTCTGAATATTGAGCTTGAGCCGATAGAAGTTGGCGCAGAAATGGATTTGTACAATATTTATTATGAAACCGATTCGTTTGCCATTCTTCCTGAATCGGAACCTGAACTACAAAAACTGGTCAAATTTCTTATAAATAATGGTGGTTTAAAAGTGGAGATTCAGGGACACACCGATAGCTCGGGTAACGCGGAAAACAACCTTGAACTTTCTAAATTGAGGGCAAAATCGGTGATAGATTATTTGTCTGAAAATGGCATTTCAATCGATCGTTTACAATCGGAAGGATATGGCGATACAAAACCTGTGGCTACCAACGAAACAGTTGAAGGGCGCCGGTTAAATCGTAGAACGACCATTAAAATTGTTGCCAAATAG
- the ilvN gene encoding acetolactate synthase small subunit → MKEEYILTVYSENHIGLLTRITNVFTRRKTNIDSLTVSESALQGVFKFTIVVHCTDAMAKKLVSQIEKQIDVLKAFYHTNDEMIFQEIALYKVPIEPIYESDKIEQIVRRAGARILEITKDYVVIEKTGHKEDTQALFEELNEFKVMQFIRSGRVALMRDPIERLSEFLKERDAFLTSLD, encoded by the coding sequence ATGAAAGAAGAATATATCCTTACAGTTTATTCTGAAAACCACATTGGTCTTTTAACAAGGATCACAAACGTTTTCACACGCAGAAAGACAAATATCGACAGTCTTACCGTATCTGAATCGGCATTGCAAGGCGTTTTTAAATTTACCATTGTGGTGCATTGTACCGATGCGATGGCCAAAAAACTGGTTAGTCAGATTGAAAAACAAATTGATGTGTTGAAGGCTTTCTATCACACCAACGATGAAATGATCTTCCAGGAAATAGCGCTGTATAAAGTTCCTATTGAACCGATTTACGAAAGCGACAAAATAGAGCAAATCGTGCGTAGAGCAGGGGCCCGGATTCTTGAAATTACAAAAGATTATGTGGTAATTGAAAAAACCGGTCATAAAGAAGATACGCAGGCACTATTCGAGGAATTAAACGAATTTAAAGTTATGCAGTTTATCCGCTCGGGAAGAGTTGCTCTCATGCGCGACCCAATCGAGCGTTTATCTGAATTCCTGAAAGAGCGCGATGCTTTTTTAACAAGTTTAGATTAA
- the ilvB gene encoding biosynthetic-type acetolactate synthase large subunit: MTAKKITGSQALILSLMEEGVDTIFGYPGGAIMPIYDALYDFDKEVKHILTRHEQGAIHGAQGYARVSGKPGIVFATSGPGATNLMTGIADAMIDSTPLVCITGQVASPLLGTDAFQESDIVGMSIPVTKWNYQITTPEEIPEVMAQAFYIATTGRPGPVLIDVTKDAQFGELEYKYEKCKKIRSYVPETSIDPHQIKAAADLINEAKKPLLFVGQGIIISHAEEEVRTFIEKTGIPAAWTLLGLSALPTDHRLNVGMLGMHGNYGPNKLTNEADLIIAVGMRFDDRVTGKVSEYAKKAKIIHIEIDPAEIDKIVKTDVSVLADAKKALKMLIDNVNPNNHENWHNEFKKCDAIENEKVIQKDLYPTKPGLTMGEAVRIASEKTNHDAVLVTDVGQHQMVAQRYFHFKNSRSNVTSGGLGTMGFCLPASMGAQLGAPNRTVIAAVGDGGFQMTIQELGTIAQNKLPVKIMLLNNNFLGMVRQWQQLFFDKRYSFTELHNPDFITIGKGFGIEGHTVDKREDLDASIQKMIDHDGPYLLEIKIEKEDNVFPMVPTGASVSDIILEP; encoded by the coding sequence ATGACAGCAAAAAAAATTACCGGCTCACAAGCATTGATACTGTCGCTTATGGAAGAAGGGGTGGATACCATTTTTGGCTATCCTGGCGGTGCCATTATGCCCATTTACGATGCGTTGTATGATTTTGACAAAGAGGTAAAACATATTTTAACCCGCCACGAACAGGGAGCCATTCACGGTGCCCAGGGCTATGCCCGCGTCAGTGGCAAACCCGGAATTGTTTTTGCAACCTCAGGCCCTGGTGCCACTAACCTGATGACAGGAATTGCAGATGCAATGATTGATTCAACGCCTTTGGTATGTATTACCGGGCAAGTTGCATCTCCACTGTTAGGAACCGATGCTTTCCAGGAATCGGACATTGTGGGGATGTCGATACCTGTTACCAAATGGAATTACCAGATAACTACTCCGGAAGAAATTCCTGAAGTAATGGCACAGGCATTTTATATTGCAACAACAGGTCGTCCGGGGCCGGTTTTAATTGATGTAACAAAAGATGCACAGTTTGGCGAGCTGGAATATAAATACGAGAAATGTAAAAAAATTCGTAGTTACGTACCGGAAACCAGTATTGATCCGCACCAGATTAAAGCCGCTGCTGATTTAATAAACGAAGCTAAAAAACCATTGCTGTTTGTTGGCCAGGGAATCATTATCAGCCATGCAGAAGAAGAAGTAAGAACTTTTATCGAAAAAACCGGAATTCCTGCAGCCTGGACCCTATTAGGACTTTCGGCATTGCCTACCGACCATCGGCTAAATGTGGGAATGTTAGGTATGCACGGAAATTATGGGCCTAATAAACTCACCAACGAAGCCGACTTGATTATCGCTGTTGGAATGCGTTTTGACGACCGTGTTACCGGCAAGGTTAGCGAATATGCAAAAAAGGCCAAGATCATTCACATTGAAATTGATCCGGCAGAAATCGATAAGATCGTAAAAACAGACGTGAGTGTATTGGCTGATGCAAAAAAAGCATTAAAAATGCTTATCGATAATGTAAATCCCAATAACCACGAGAACTGGCACAACGAGTTCAAGAAATGTGATGCTATTGAAAACGAAAAGGTTATACAGAAAGACCTGTACCCGACAAAGCCGGGATTAACGATGGGAGAAGCTGTTAGAATAGCATCTGAAAAAACAAACCACGATGCCGTTTTGGTTACCGATGTTGGTCAACACCAAATGGTTGCTCAACGCTATTTCCATTTCAAAAACTCGCGAAGCAACGTAACTTCAGGAGGTTTGGGAACCATGGGATTTTGTTTGCCGGCATCGATGGGAGCACAACTTGGAGCACCCAACCGTACCGTTATTGCAGCAGTTGGCGACGGAGGTTTTCAAATGACCATTCAGGAATTAGGGACCATTGCACAGAACAAATTACCGGTAAAAATAATGTTGCTAAACAATAACTTCCTGGGAATGGTAAGACAATGGCAGCAGCTATTTTTCGACAAACGATATTCATTTACCGAACTGCACAATCCTGATTTTATTACTATTGGAAAAGGATTTGGTATTGAAGGCCATACCGTTGATAAACGAGAGGATCTGGATGCCAGTATCCAAAAAATGATCGATCATGATGGTCCCTATCTGCTCGAAATTAAAATTGAGAAGGAAGACAATGTGTTCCCGATGGTTCCAACCGGAGCATCAGTTTCGGATATAATTTTAGAGCCATAA
- a CDS encoding mandelate racemase/muconate lactonizing enzyme family protein, whose translation MNLTIDKIDIYQSPIKLKEPFVISLGPMYHAQNVIVVIHTNQGITGFGECSPFMTINGESMETCFVVGQYLAKVLKGKNPEDIESCTHVMDKTIYGNSSIKSAFDMALYDISAQKAGVPLYQFLGGQNNKEMQIDYTVSLTYPEKMAADAKRIVDNGFEIVKVKLGHSKEQDVESIKRIRETIGPKIPIRLDANQGWKTEEALDILKALTPYKIQHCEEPIPRWDYMKLPDIRRFSPIPIMADETCCDHIDAKRLIDINACDLINIKLSKSGGIFKALKITNYAKAAKMEIQVGGFLETRLGFTAAAHFALSSRNIVYYDFDTPLMMEEDPVEGGILYGEKGKITIPEIPGLGASINEYFLLGLKKISI comes from the coding sequence ATGAACCTTACTATCGACAAAATTGATATCTACCAATCGCCCATCAAATTAAAAGAACCTTTTGTTATTTCTCTGGGCCCTATGTATCACGCCCAAAATGTGATCGTTGTTATTCACACAAACCAGGGCATTACAGGCTTTGGCGAATGCAGTCCTTTTATGACCATAAACGGTGAGAGCATGGAAACGTGTTTTGTTGTGGGGCAATACCTGGCAAAAGTTCTGAAAGGAAAAAATCCGGAAGACATTGAGTCGTGCACACATGTAATGGACAAAACCATATACGGTAATTCAAGCATAAAAAGTGCGTTCGACATGGCATTGTATGACATCTCTGCACAAAAGGCCGGTGTACCACTTTATCAATTTCTTGGTGGACAAAACAACAAGGAAATGCAAATTGATTACACGGTAAGTCTTACTTATCCTGAAAAAATGGCTGCAGACGCAAAACGCATTGTTGATAACGGTTTTGAAATTGTAAAAGTAAAGCTTGGCCACTCGAAAGAACAAGATGTGGAAAGCATAAAAAGAATACGTGAAACAATAGGTCCGAAAATTCCTATTCGCTTAGATGCTAACCAGGGATGGAAAACCGAAGAAGCGCTCGATATTTTAAAAGCGCTGACACCTTATAAAATACAACATTGCGAAGAGCCAATTCCGCGTTGGGACTACATGAAATTACCTGATATCAGACGGTTTAGCCCAATTCCCATAATGGCCGATGAAACCTGCTGCGATCATATCGATGCAAAACGACTAATCGATATAAATGCCTGCGACTTAATAAATATTAAACTGAGCAAATCAGGTGGTATTTTCAAAGCACTAAAAATTACGAATTATGCCAAAGCCGCAAAAATGGAAATTCAGGTTGGTGGTTTTCTTGAAACGCGTTTGGGATTTACTGCAGCAGCCCATTTTGCACTTTCGTCCAGGAATATTGTTTATTACGATTTTGATACGCCGCTAATGATGGAAGAAGATCCGGTTGAAGGAGGGATACTTTATGGCGAGAAAGGCAAAATTACCATTCCCGAAATACCCGGATTAGGTGCCAGTATTAATGAATATTTTCTTCTTGGATTAAAAAAAATAAGCATTTAA
- the ilvD gene encoding dihydroxy-acid dehydratase, translated as MHNTLRSNTTTQGRRMAGARSLWRANGMKEEHFGKPLIAIVNSFTQFVPGHAHLHKIGQYVKSLIEKEGYFAAEFNTIAVDDGIAMGHDGMLYSLPSRDVIADSVEYMCNAHKVDAMVCISNCDKITPGMMMGAMRLNIPAVFVSGGPMEAGEIDDKYLDLVDAMVVAADTNIEDSYVQQVEENACPTCGSCSGMFTANSMNCLAEAIGLALPGNGTVLATHANRKKLFEEAAKKIITATKAYYFEGDDSVLPRSIGSRDSFLNAMKLDIAMGGSTNTVLHLLAIAHEAEVSFTMNDIDQLSRITPNLCKVAPNGHYHIQDVNRAGGILSILGELERGGLMETNVSRIDGRTLGEAIAAYDIKRDTVTEDAIKRFKSAPGGGRNLVMGSQESYYKQLDDDRAEGCIRDFEHAYSKDGGLAILFGNIAEKGCIVKTAGVDSSIFKFSGTAKVFDSQDDAVNGILGDDVQKGDVIIIRYEGPKGGPGMQEMLYPTSYLKSMQLDKHCALITDGRFSGGTSGLSIGHVSPEAAGGGAIALIRNNDKIAIDITERSINLVISDEELQKRRNEEEAKGAKAWKPATRVRNVSKALKAYASLVSSADMGAVRLID; from the coding sequence ATGCATAACACATTACGAAGCAACACAACCACGCAAGGCCGTAGAATGGCCGGGGCACGTAGCCTTTGGAGAGCTAACGGAATGAAAGAAGAACACTTTGGAAAACCGCTGATTGCAATTGTTAACTCGTTCACACAATTTGTTCCGGGGCATGCTCATTTACACAAAATAGGTCAGTATGTAAAAAGTTTAATTGAAAAAGAAGGTTATTTTGCTGCTGAATTTAATACCATTGCCGTCGACGATGGTATTGCAATGGGCCACGACGGCATGTTATATTCGCTTCCGTCGCGCGATGTGATTGCAGACAGTGTTGAATACATGTGTAATGCCCACAAAGTTGACGCAATGGTTTGTATATCAAATTGCGATAAAATTACCCCCGGAATGATGATGGGTGCTATGCGCCTGAATATTCCGGCAGTATTTGTATCGGGCGGACCGATGGAAGCTGGTGAAATTGACGATAAATACCTCGATTTAGTTGATGCCATGGTTGTGGCGGCCGACACAAATATTGAGGATTCATATGTACAACAAGTAGAGGAAAATGCTTGTCCTACCTGCGGATCGTGTTCCGGAATGTTCACAGCAAATTCAATGAACTGTCTGGCCGAAGCAATTGGCTTGGCACTTCCCGGAAACGGAACAGTTCTAGCCACTCACGCAAACAGAAAGAAACTATTTGAAGAAGCTGCCAAGAAAATTATAACGGCCACAAAAGCATATTATTTCGAAGGCGACGATTCGGTACTTCCCCGAAGCATTGGTTCACGCGATTCCTTTTTAAATGCCATGAAACTTGACATTGCCATGGGAGGATCAACAAACACTGTTCTCCACTTGCTGGCGATTGCCCACGAAGCCGAAGTTAGTTTTACCATGAACGATATTGACCAGCTTTCGCGTATTACTCCTAATTTGTGCAAAGTAGCGCCTAACGGTCATTATCACATTCAGGATGTAAACCGTGCCGGCGGAATCCTGTCCATTTTAGGAGAGTTGGAACGTGGCGGGCTGATGGAAACCAATGTTTCGCGCATCGACGGAAGAACCCTTGGCGAAGCCATTGCCGCTTACGATATAAAACGTGATACGGTAACTGAAGATGCTATTAAGCGATTTAAATCGGCGCCGGGAGGTGGACGTAACCTTGTTATGGGATCGCAGGAAAGCTATTACAAGCAGCTGGATGACGATCGTGCCGAAGGATGTATCCGCGATTTTGAACATGCATACAGCAAAGATGGCGGTTTGGCTATTCTTTTCGGTAACATTGCTGAAAAAGGATGTATTGTAAAAACTGCAGGAGTGGATTCGTCAATCTTTAAATTTAGTGGAACAGCTAAAGTTTTCGATTCTCAGGATGATGCGGTAAACGGTATTCTTGGTGATGATGTTCAAAAAGGAGATGTTATTATTATTCGTTACGAAGGGCCAAAAGGCGGGCCGGGCATGCAGGAAATGCTCTACCCCACTTCGTACCTAAAATCGATGCAACTGGATAAACATTGTGCACTGATTACCGACGGACGTTTCTCAGGTGGAACATCGGGATTATCAATCGGCCACGTTTCTCCGGAAGCTGCAGGTGGCGGAGCGATTGCACTTATTCGCAACAACGATAAAATTGCCATCGATATTACCGAGCGCTCGATTAACCTGGTAATTTCTGACGAAGAATTACAAAAACGCCGCAACGAAGAAGAAGCAAAAGGTGCAAAAGCGTGGAAACCTGCAACGCGAGTCCGTAATGTATCGAAAGCGCTAAAAGCTTATGCAAGTCTCGTTTCATCGGCCGATATGGGAGCCGTAAGATTAATTGATTAG
- a CDS encoding TonB-dependent receptor produces MKARWHNILLFLIISGCIPSGVLYAQLPLTRQDTTPLSDEIEVITITAFRSPYNIFNTPAPVNLVQTEELESGDALTPIDALNRVPGVLMHHGTFNTNRLTIRGIGSRTPYGTNKIKAYFGEIPLTTGDGETVLEDLENSAIQRVEIIKGPSSSLYGAGLAGVLLFHPKTVDKDFIKNKTTLASFGTYKSTLSAGISTKKLQIYTLGSLLSSDGYRKNNSTNRGNFLINSIYNFSERSNLQFLIKATKMKGYIPSSLDQETFQNNPESAAQNWASIKGFEEYTNSQVGASFNRFTLNDGKISVGVFGSIRNLDELRPFNRLEESSDYIGWRAYIQKVIASEEFRVVMTTGIEMFRETYDWKTFDNDNNQLLSDNKEKRQYENLFVQLESNIKDRVFISAGLNGNLTRFKYTDLFTANGDQSGNRNYKPVLSPRLGINFLLNHENSVFANVSHGFSTPTFEETLMPEGNINPDIKPESGWSFETGFRTQFSNRFKLSASYFRIYVDNLLVAHRTGEDAYIGVNAGQSVHPGFEAEFTWVSITHKKKPLLTLYGNATLANYHFNEFVNLGTDYSGKLLPGTAKQTFSIGTKLNPIENFSLNGWYRYNGEMPVNDANSTFSDAFGLTSAEIRYQGKKGSFEFDLRAGIQNIFDIHYASMLAVNAPSFGGNPPRFYYPGNPRNFYVSILIGFTGKE; encoded by the coding sequence ATGAAAGCGAGATGGCATAATATTTTACTCTTCCTTATCATCTCCGGATGTATTCCATCCGGAGTTTTGTATGCACAATTACCGCTAACACGCCAAGATACTACCCCGTTAAGCGATGAGATAGAAGTAATTACCATCACAGCTTTTCGTTCGCCGTACAATATTTTTAATACGCCGGCCCCTGTCAACCTGGTGCAAACCGAGGAACTTGAATCGGGCGATGCGCTCACTCCCATCGATGCTTTAAACCGCGTTCCCGGAGTTCTAATGCATCACGGCACATTTAACACCAACCGTTTAACTATTCGCGGAATTGGCTCGCGAACACCTTATGGCACCAACAAAATTAAAGCCTATTTTGGCGAAATACCGTTAACTACCGGCGATGGCGAAACCGTTTTGGAAGACCTTGAAAACTCGGCTATTCAGCGCGTTGAAATCATTAAGGGACCATCGTCTAGTTTATACGGAGCCGGGCTTGCCGGCGTTCTTCTTTTTCACCCCAAAACAGTTGATAAGGATTTTATTAAGAACAAAACAACCTTAGCCTCATTCGGTACGTATAAAAGCACTTTATCGGCCGGAATAAGCACGAAAAAGCTTCAAATTTATACACTTGGCTCATTACTATCGAGCGATGGCTACCGCAAAAACAATTCAACCAACCGCGGCAACTTTCTCATTAATTCAATCTATAATTTTTCTGAACGATCCAACCTTCAGTTTTTAATCAAGGCCACCAAAATGAAAGGTTACATTCCCAGCTCACTTGACCAGGAAACGTTTCAGAATAACCCGGAAAGCGCAGCTCAAAATTGGGCATCAATTAAAGGTTTTGAGGAATATACCAATTCACAGGTCGGAGCTTCATTCAATCGTTTTACACTTAACGACGGCAAAATATCAGTTGGAGTTTTTGGAAGTATCCGCAACCTTGACGAACTGCGGCCATTTAATCGACTGGAAGAATCATCAGACTACATCGGGTGGCGCGCGTACATTCAAAAAGTTATCGCCTCTGAGGAGTTTCGTGTGGTAATGACAACAGGAATTGAAATGTTCCGCGAAACATACGACTGGAAAACTTTCGATAACGACAACAACCAGCTATTATCGGATAATAAGGAGAAACGACAATACGAAAATCTCTTTGTTCAGCTTGAGTCGAACATAAAAGACCGTGTATTTATTTCTGCAGGTTTAAACGGAAACCTTACGCGTTTTAAATACACCGATCTCTTTACTGCAAATGGCGATCAGTCGGGTAACCGAAATTACAAACCGGTTTTGTCGCCACGCCTTGGTATTAACTTCTTGTTAAACCATGAGAATTCTGTCTTTGCAAACGTGAGCCATGGTTTTTCAACGCCTACATTCGAAGAAACTTTAATGCCTGAAGGAAACATCAATCCCGATATAAAACCTGAATCGGGATGGAGCTTTGAGACGGGATTCAGGACACAATTTTCCAACCGTTTTAAACTATCGGCGAGCTATTTCCGCATTTATGTCGACAACCTGCTTGTTGCACACCGCACCGGCGAAGATGCCTATATTGGTGTTAATGCGGGGCAATCGGTACACCCGGGTTTTGAAGCCGAATTTACCTGGGTAAGCATTACGCACAAGAAAAAACCGTTGCTAACTCTTTATGGAAACGCCACATTGGCGAACTACCATTTTAACGAATTTGTGAATTTAGGAACCGATTATTCGGGAAAACTTCTTCCCGGCACAGCCAAACAGACATTCAGCATCGGCACCAAACTGAATCCAATCGAAAATTTTTCGCTTAACGGCTGGTACCGCTACAACGGAGAAATGCCAGTAAACGATGCCAACTCAACATTTTCAGATGCCTTTGGGTTAACCAGCGCTGAAATCAGGTATCAGGGAAAAAAAGGTAGCTTTGAATTTGATCTACGCGCAGGTATTCAGAATATTTTTGATATTCATTATGCATCAATGTTAGCAGTTAATGCCCCGTCATTTGGTGGCAATCCACCGCGCTTCTATTATCCTGGCAATCCAAGGAATTTCTACGTCAGCATATTAATCGGCTTTACCGGGAAAGAATAA
- a CDS encoding TolB family protein, whose amino-acid sequence MILLISGFTKTTVYKLNMKLKIAFLYFSFLFLLISCVSTPNGEAVKNNEPVKIYPDYNDVRIPSNIAPLNFIVEEAGDAYYLMISGEEAGGFAVSSRDGVFCFSEKKWEKLLAENTGAKINYQIYIEKEGEWNEYPTFSNSVSAEKVDPFLYYRLLYPGYESWTEISIVQRSLESFQEKAVIENNVVGQNCVNCHAFNNQNDEDFMFHMRGNLGGTYFVEDGDLKKVNLKTKEMQNGAVYPRWHPSGKYVAFSSNKVVQQFHSKENKKIEVSDLNSSLVMYDVQKNEMMQVPVDQDKQFMDTYPEWSPDGSFLYFCRARQIAKNYDYRDIKYNLYRVAFNPEERTFAEPEQIFDAAALGKSVSFPRISPNGGSLVFTLHDYGCFSIWHKEADLYSVNLDSFKVSECKLNSEFTESYHSWSSNGRWLVFSSKRGDGLTARPYISYIDKNGDASKPFVLPQENPAFYKEFVKTFNIPEFTKTDVDLTPGEIREVANQKAVQAQWTQN is encoded by the coding sequence ATGATTTTATTAATTTCAGGATTTACAAAAACTACCGTTTATAAATTAAACATGAAACTGAAAATCGCATTTCTATATTTCTCTTTTCTATTCCTGTTGATTTCCTGTGTTTCAACACCAAATGGGGAAGCTGTAAAAAATAATGAGCCGGTAAAAATATATCCTGACTACAACGATGTGAGAATACCCTCAAATATTGCACCCCTGAATTTTATTGTAGAAGAAGCGGGAGATGCCTATTATTTAATGATTTCTGGTGAAGAAGCTGGTGGTTTTGCCGTTTCATCGCGCGATGGTGTATTTTGTTTTTCGGAAAAGAAATGGGAAAAACTTCTGGCAGAAAACACAGGGGCGAAAATAAACTATCAAATCTATATTGAAAAAGAAGGTGAATGGAATGAATATCCTACATTCAGTAATAGTGTTTCGGCAGAAAAGGTTGATCCGTTTTTGTATTACCGTTTGTTATATCCGGGGTATGAGAGCTGGACTGAAATAAGCATTGTGCAACGAAGCCTGGAAAGCTTTCAGGAAAAAGCAGTTATTGAAAATAATGTTGTGGGGCAAAATTGCGTAAACTGTCATGCATTTAATAATCAGAATGATGAGGATTTTATGTTCCACATGCGAGGCAATTTAGGAGGTACTTATTTTGTAGAAGATGGTGATCTGAAAAAAGTAAACCTGAAAACTAAAGAAATGCAAAATGGTGCTGTGTATCCGCGTTGGCACCCATCGGGAAAATACGTAGCTTTTTCGTCCAATAAAGTTGTGCAACAATTTCATTCTAAGGAGAACAAAAAGATTGAAGTCTCTGATCTGAATTCATCTTTGGTGATGTACGATGTGCAAAAAAATGAAATGATGCAGGTTCCGGTAGATCAGGACAAGCAGTTTATGGATACCTATCCCGAGTGGTCGCCTGATGGTAGCTTCCTGTATTTTTGCCGGGCCCGCCAAATAGCTAAGAATTACGATTATCGCGATATCAAGTATAATTTATACCGAGTTGCATTCAATCCAGAAGAAAGGACATTTGCTGAACCGGAACAGATATTTGACGCAGCAGCGCTGGGAAAGAGCGTTTCTTTTCCCCGTATTTCGCCCAATGGAGGAAGCCTGGTTTTTACGCTGCACGACTACGGTTGTTTCTCCATATGGCATAAAGAAGCTGATTTATATTCGGTAAACCTTGACAGTTTTAAGGTTTCAGAATGCAAATTGAATAGTGAATTTACAGAGAGTTACCACAGTTGGTCGTCGAACGGAAGATGGCTGGTGTTTAGCAGCAAACGCGGCGATGGCTTAACTGCCCGGCCTTATATTTCTTATATCGATAAAAACGGAGATGCAAGTAAACCGTTTGTTTTACCGCAAGAAAATCCGGCATTTTATAAAGAATTTGTCAAAACCTTTAATATCCCGGAATTTACAAAAACGGATGTGGATCTTACTCCGGGAGAAATAAGGGAAGTTGCCAACCAGAAAGCTGTTCAGGCGCAATGGACTCAAAATTAA